One region of Erwinia tracheiphila genomic DNA includes:
- the kup gene encoding low affinity potassium transporter Kup — protein sequence MTSKKQPLPAAMMAAVGIVFGDIGTSPLYTLKECLSILPAGGTTETAVMGFLSLIFWGLTLIVTIKYVCFVMRADVDGEGGIMTLMSLARQSVSGRAVHLIVLAGLTGGAFFYGDGVITPAISVMSAIEGIEVVAPALDRFIVPLSVVILALLFIIQKHGTERVSRVFGPVMLVWFVTLAALGLRGIMMNPGVLHALNPAFALAFLLSHKALSFAALGMVVLAVTGAEALYADMGHLGKMPIRMAWLIIAMPSLVLNYFGQGALVLAMSDAVKNPFYILAPGWAQIPLIVLSTLATVIAAQSIITGVYTLTHQAIRQSFLPPMRIVYTSSTESGQIYIPVVNWLLFIAVTLIIVAFKSSSALSAAYGIVVTGTMVLTAFLTGIVAFRKWKWPLPVALIFLLCMLVIDVTLFGANLIKLLSGGWVPVLLAMVMLVLMLIWSSERSRLIRRLSDDPESLRAMINSLEASPPKRVAGTAIFLTKKVSEIPQALLHNLKHNRVMHERIVLLHIRTTDKPREYNQNRIALQQLSPTFWQVTASYGWHEVPAMQEILYLCGLEGFGCTVNEASFFTSHDTLIMKKRRGLSRLKGGIFHFFQHNALRAHEQFMIPPNRVIELGGQKEF from the coding sequence ATGACTTCAAAAAAACAGCCGCTTCCTGCAGCCATGATGGCCGCAGTGGGCATCGTGTTTGGTGATATTGGCACCAGCCCGCTTTATACCCTGAAGGAATGCCTTTCTATTTTGCCTGCAGGTGGCACTACCGAAACGGCGGTAATGGGCTTCCTTTCTCTGATTTTCTGGGGACTGACGCTAATCGTGACGATCAAATACGTCTGTTTTGTTATGCGGGCAGATGTGGATGGTGAAGGCGGAATCATGACGCTAATGTCGCTGGCGCGGCAAAGCGTTAGCGGTCGGGCCGTTCACCTGATTGTGCTGGCGGGGCTGACGGGCGGCGCGTTTTTCTATGGTGACGGTGTCATCACCCCAGCCATTTCAGTCATGTCCGCTATCGAAGGCATTGAAGTTGTCGCCCCGGCACTGGACCGCTTTATCGTACCGCTTTCCGTGGTGATTCTCGCACTCCTGTTTATTATCCAGAAGCATGGCACCGAACGGGTCAGTCGGGTATTCGGCCCGGTGATGCTGGTGTGGTTTGTCACGCTGGCGGCGCTTGGGCTGAGAGGAATTATGATGAATCCTGGGGTGCTACATGCGCTAAACCCGGCTTTTGCGCTGGCGTTTTTACTCAGCCATAAAGCGCTCTCCTTTGCCGCGCTGGGCATGGTAGTGCTGGCGGTGACTGGTGCCGAGGCACTGTATGCCGATATGGGGCATTTAGGGAAAATGCCGATCAGGATGGCGTGGTTAATTATCGCTATGCCCTCGCTGGTGCTGAACTACTTTGGCCAGGGAGCGCTGGTGCTTGCCATGTCAGATGCAGTTAAAAATCCCTTTTATATACTGGCACCCGGCTGGGCGCAAATCCCGCTGATCGTGCTTTCCACCCTGGCGACGGTGATTGCGGCCCAGTCCATTATTACCGGCGTTTATACCCTGACGCACCAGGCAATACGCCAGAGTTTTTTGCCGCCGATGCGCATTGTTTATACGTCTTCCACCGAGTCCGGGCAGATTTATATTCCCGTGGTCAACTGGCTGCTGTTTATCGCCGTTACCTTGATTATTGTGGCTTTCAAAAGCTCTTCCGCGCTGTCGGCTGCTTACGGGATCGTGGTCACGGGTACGATGGTGCTGACCGCCTTCCTGACCGGCATTGTGGCGTTCAGAAAATGGAAGTGGCCACTGCCCGTGGCGCTTATTTTTCTGCTCTGCATGTTGGTTATTGATGTCACGCTGTTTGGCGCGAACCTGATCAAACTGCTGTCAGGCGGCTGGGTACCAGTATTGCTGGCAATGGTGATGCTGGTGCTAATGCTAATCTGGAGCAGTGAACGCTCCCGCCTGATTCGCCGCCTCAGTGACGACCCGGAAAGTCTGAGGGCGATGATTAATTCACTTGAGGCGTCACCGCCCAAACGCGTCGCGGGAACCGCCATCTTTCTGACCAAAAAGGTCAGTGAGATCCCTCAGGCACTGCTGCATAATCTGAAACATAACCGCGTGATGCACGAACGCATCGTACTGCTGCACATCCGTACTACGGATAAACCGAGAGAATACAATCAGAATCGGATTGCGCTGCAGCAGCTTTCCCCAACGTTCTGGCAGGTGACCGCCTCTTACGGCTGGCATGAAGTGCCGGCCATGCAGGAAATCCTGTATCTCTGCGGGCTGGAAGGGTTCGGCTGCACAGTGAACGAGGCGTCATTCTTTACCTCTCACGACACGCTGATCATGAAAAAACGCCGGGGATTGTCACGGCTGAAAGGCGGCATTTTTCATTTCTTTCAGCACAATGCCCTGCGCGCCCACGAGCAGTTTATGATTCCGCCAAACCGTGTCATTGAACTGGGCGGGCAGAAAGAGTTCTGA
- a CDS encoding alpha,alpha-trehalose-phosphate synthase (UDP-forming) — translation MSGLILVSHNMSHSSTLSALYKSILTCRRDLSLWISWNGKTTEFPAEHPGEFTFCNGADYDVLTFPLSDAELHDGYMGYVHKGLWPVFHQRPDLARFSLDGLMQYRKFNEVYAQAIAEYAMLDDAIWIQDYHLIPCAQLIRDAGLTNRTGFFFHQPFPAGQGFEAIPDWRWLAESLLCCDIIGFQTLQDMKNFLLWVESEFRIEHLASTRFRINGRIVTVGIFPVGIDLNDVESLIQSSRCSLTEQECRQTLPGNSVLSGGHLDDSAGLPYRISAMEILLRRHEEYVGNVVLLQLASPSAGYSHRASEMSHELETLCGELNGVKGTLDWYPINFLTHHYTREEQAGIYRASRVAVVTPLIAGMSLMAKMYVALQDPADPGVLILSQFAGASEHMDGAIIVNPYDPDAIADAIHTALHLSLNERKKMHSRLMVGIAQHDCHWWAEQFLAGLSNIENDVATPPGWALALSSCLSHRIRY, via the coding sequence ATGTCAGGTCTGATTCTGGTTTCACATAATATGTCTCATTCCTCCACGCTTTCAGCATTGTATAAAAGCATACTGACCTGCCGACGCGATCTCAGTTTGTGGATTAGCTGGAATGGTAAAACGACTGAGTTTCCAGCCGAACATCCAGGGGAGTTTACTTTTTGCAACGGCGCTGATTACGACGTGCTGACTTTTCCTCTCAGTGATGCGGAATTGCATGACGGTTATATGGGCTATGTTCATAAAGGGCTGTGGCCCGTTTTTCATCAGCGCCCGGACCTTGCACGCTTCAGCCTGGATGGGCTCATGCAATACCGTAAGTTCAATGAGGTCTATGCACAGGCGATAGCAGAATATGCAATGCTGGATGATGCGATCTGGATTCAGGATTATCACCTTATCCCCTGTGCCCAACTGATTCGTGATGCCGGGCTGACCAACCGAACGGGATTCTTCTTCCATCAGCCTTTTCCCGCCGGGCAAGGATTTGAAGCCATTCCCGACTGGCGATGGCTGGCAGAGTCCCTGCTTTGCTGTGACATTATCGGTTTTCAGACCTTGCAGGATATGAAAAATTTTCTGCTGTGGGTCGAAAGCGAGTTTCGTATTGAGCACCTTGCCAGCACCCGTTTTCGTATCAATGGACGCATTGTCACCGTGGGCATTTTTCCGGTCGGTATCGATCTGAATGACGTTGAATCGCTTATTCAAAGTAGCCGCTGTAGCCTGACTGAGCAGGAGTGTCGCCAAACCCTGCCCGGGAACAGCGTGCTCAGTGGTGGCCATCTTGATGATAGCGCCGGGCTGCCTTACCGCATCAGCGCGATGGAAATCCTGCTGCGTCGGCATGAAGAATACGTCGGAAACGTAGTGCTATTACAGCTTGCATCACCCTCGGCAGGATATTCTCATCGGGCCAGTGAAATGAGTCATGAATTGGAGACGCTGTGCGGTGAGCTTAATGGGGTGAAGGGGACACTGGACTGGTACCCAATAAATTTTCTGACCCACCATTACACTCGGGAAGAACAGGCGGGGATCTACCGTGCTTCGCGCGTTGCGGTGGTCACGCCGTTAATTGCCGGCATGAGTCTTATGGCAAAAATGTATGTTGCCTTGCAGGACCCGGCCGATCCGGGCGTGTTGATATTGTCCCAGTTTGCCGGGGCATCGGAGCATATGGACGGCGCAATTATCGTCAACCCCTACGATCCTGATGCGATCGCAGATGCGATACATACCGCACTTCATTTATCCCTTAACGAACGTAAAAAAATGCATTCACGACTGATGGTCGGTATAGCGCAGCACGACTGTCACTGGTGGGCTGAACAGTTTCTTGCAGGGTTGAGCAACATTGAAAATGATGTGGCGACCCCGCCTGGCTGGGCCCTGGCGCTCTCTTCCTGCCTGTCGCACCGCATCAGATACTGA
- the argF gene encoding ornithine carbamoyltransferase: protein MSQFYQRHFLRLLDFTPAELNDLLALAATLKKNKKNGEEIPYLKGKNIALIFEKDSTRTRCSFEVAAYDQGARVTYLGPSGSQIGHKESMRDTARVLGRMYDGIQYRGHGQELVESLAEHAGVPVWNGLTNEFHPTQLLADLLTMQEHLPEKAFSEMTFAYVGDAHNNMGNTMMEAAALVGLDLRLVAPKGCWPDAKLLKECRLAAEKTGGKITLTEDIAEGVTGADFIYTDVWVSMGEPKEVWQERIALLRPYQVDSAMLKLTGNPQMKFLHCLPAFHDRQTTLGQQMAEQYDLHGGIEVTDDVFESAHSVVFDQAENRLHTIKAVMVATLSSQH, encoded by the coding sequence ATGAGTCAGTTTTATCAACGCCACTTTCTCAGACTACTGGATTTTACCCCCGCAGAGTTAAATGACTTGCTGGCCCTCGCCGCCACCTTAAAAAAGAACAAGAAAAACGGTGAAGAAATCCCTTATCTGAAAGGGAAAAATATTGCGCTCATCTTCGAAAAAGACTCAACACGCACCCGATGCTCTTTCGAAGTTGCCGCCTACGATCAGGGAGCAAGGGTGACTTATCTTGGCCCAAGCGGCAGCCAGATCGGCCATAAAGAGTCGATGAGAGACACCGCCCGCGTGCTCGGCCGCATGTATGATGGCATCCAATATCGTGGCCACGGCCAGGAACTGGTTGAATCACTGGCAGAACATGCTGGCGTACCGGTGTGGAACGGCCTGACCAATGAGTTTCATCCCACGCAATTACTGGCTGACCTTCTCACCATGCAGGAGCATTTGCCAGAGAAAGCGTTCAGCGAAATGACCTTTGCATACGTTGGCGATGCACACAACAATATGGGCAACACCATGATGGAGGCGGCGGCGCTGGTTGGCCTTGATCTTCGTCTGGTCGCCCCTAAAGGCTGCTGGCCAGATGCCAAACTGCTCAAGGAATGCCGCCTCGCAGCAGAGAAAACCGGTGGTAAAATAACCCTGACCGAAGACATTGCCGAAGGCGTAACAGGCGCAGATTTCATTTATACCGATGTGTGGGTATCAATGGGAGAGCCGAAAGAAGTGTGGCAGGAACGTATCGCTCTGTTACGACCCTATCAGGTTGACAGTGCCATGCTGAAGCTAACCGGCAATCCGCAGATGAAATTCCTTCACTGTCTCCCCGCCTTTCATGATCGCCAGACCACGCTGGGTCAGCAGATGGCAGAACAATACGATCTGCACGGCGGAATAGAAGTCACAGACGACGTTTTCGAATCTGCGCACAGCGTGGTTTTCGACCAGGCAGAAAACCGGCTTCATACCATCAAAGCCGTTATGGTTGCGACACTTTCCAGTCAGCATTAA
- the rraB gene encoding ribonuclease E inhibitor RraB gives MANEALLEEQREETRLIIEELLDDGSDPDALYTIEHHFSCSNFDALEKAAVEAFKLGYEVTDAEELELEDGSKVMCCDVLSECALEAELIDEQVEQLVNLVAKFHVDYDGWGTYFEDPDAGDEGDSSPEDEDDNGVRH, from the coding sequence ATGGCAAACGAAGCATTACTGGAAGAACAGCGAGAAGAGACGCGGCTGATTATCGAAGAGTTACTGGATGATGGCAGTGACCCTGATGCACTTTATACTATTGAGCACCATTTTTCCTGCAGCAACTTTGATGCATTAGAAAAAGCGGCGGTGGAAGCGTTTAAATTAGGTTATGAAGTGACCGATGCGGAAGAACTGGAACTGGAAGACGGCAGTAAAGTCATGTGCTGCGATGTCCTCAGCGAATGTGCACTAGAAGCTGAGTTAATCGATGAGCAGGTCGAGCAGCTGGTCAACCTGGTCGCTAAGTTCCATGTTGATTATGATGGTTGGGGAACCTATTTTGAAGATCCGGATGCTGGAGACGAGGGTGATAGCTCCCCGGAAGATGAAGACGATAATGGGGTTCGTCATTAA
- the miaE gene encoding tRNA isopentenyl-2-thiomethyl-A-37 hydroxylase MiaE: MNTELLLASVNAFLRCRTPCAWIDEARKPENLPLLLTDHLVCELKAAQTAMWLIRKYVADRESGDALLAWLKPWEQFVHSGNSSLAFLAEHKGLSKTIISCADVRYGDELVDKMVLLIKEELHHFYQVMEIMQERNIPYARVTASRYAKGLLADVATWEPQTLVDKLICGAYIEARSCERFASLAPWLDEKLSAFYLSLLRSEARHYQDYLMLATQISPEDISCRIRKIGETEARLINEPDNELRFHSGVPAW; the protein is encoded by the coding sequence ATGAATACCGAACTGCTCCTTGCGTCTGTTAACGCTTTTTTACGCTGTCGCACGCCCTGTGCGTGGATTGATGAAGCACGCAAACCAGAAAATCTACCGTTATTACTCACTGATCATCTGGTCTGCGAACTGAAAGCCGCCCAGACTGCAATGTGGTTGATTCGCAAATATGTTGCCGACCGCGAGAGCGGTGATGCACTACTTGCCTGGCTGAAGCCATGGGAACAGTTTGTTCACAGCGGTAATAGCTCTCTGGCTTTTCTGGCAGAACACAAAGGGTTATCGAAAACCATTATCAGTTGTGCTGATGTCAGGTATGGTGATGAACTGGTTGATAAAATGGTCTTATTAATAAAAGAGGAGTTACACCACTTTTATCAGGTAATGGAAATTATGCAGGAACGCAATATTCCCTATGCCAGAGTAACGGCCAGTCGTTACGCCAAAGGCCTGCTTGCGGATGTAGCCACCTGGGAACCACAGACGTTGGTCGACAAGCTTATTTGTGGTGCCTACATTGAAGCACGTTCATGTGAGCGTTTTGCCAGTCTGGCCCCCTGGCTTGATGAAAAACTGTCCGCTTTTTATCTCTCTCTGCTGCGTTCGGAAGCGCGCCATTACCAGGATTATCTGATGCTGGCTACGCAAATTTCTCCAGAAGATATCTCCTGCCGCATCAGGAAAATCGGCGAGACGGAGGCAAGGCTGATTAATGAGCCAGATAATGAACTGCGTTTTCATAGCGGTGTACCTGCGTGGTAG
- a CDS encoding IS1 family transposase (programmed frameshift), with product MAKVDVVCPQCNETYAVRCNGHSASGAQRYICKHCSKTFQLNFSYSGAKPDTHQTIVNMAMNGYGCRDTARVLGISLNTILRHLKKFPPKQVAENIDPETEVVICCEAGEQWSYVRCKSNPRWLFYAYDRIRKRALAHVFGPRNAPTLRRLLALLSKFNIAFYMTDAWPVYKVLLSATGHVVSKKYTQRTERHNLNLRTHIKRLTRRTICFSKSEEMHDKIIGWYLTLHHYQ from the exons ATGGCTAAAGTTGATGTCGTCTGCCCTCAGTGCAATGAAACTTATGCTGTACGATGTAACGGACATTCAGCATCCGGTGCCCAACGTTACATCTGCAAGCATTGTTCAAAGACCTTTCAGCTCAATTTTAGCTACTCCGGTGCCAAACCAGACACACACCAGACCATTGTTAATATGGCCATGAATGGTTACGGATGTCGCGATACCGCACGGGTTCTCGGTATCAGCCTCAATACGATTCTGCGGCACTTAAAAAAATTTC CCCCAAAGCAGGTAGCTGAGAATATCGACCCCGAAACGGAGGTTGTTATCTGCTGTGAAGCCGGTGAACAATGGTCTTACGTGCGGTGTAAAAGCAATCCCCGGTGGTTGTTCTATGCTTATGACCGTATCCGCAAACGTGCTCTGGCCCACGTCTTCGGCCCGAGAAATGCCCCGACCCTGCGACGATTGCTGGCCCTGTTAAGCAAATTTAACATTGCCTTTTATATGACAGATGCGTGGCCGGTTTATAAAGTTCTGTTAAGTGCAACAGGCCACGTGGTGAGCAAGAAATATACCCAACGGACAGAACGACATAATCTTAATCTTCGCACACATATCAAACGACTGACCCGCAGAACAATTTGCTTTTCGAAGTCAGAGGAAATGCACGATAAGATCATCGGTTGGTATCTTACTCTTCATCATTATCAATAA
- a CDS encoding histidine phosphatase family protein — MFNAVRRVQGWSDTPLTAEGVDVALKLGRGLEKEKIKFISVWSGDSCRAGETVRLIMQSWNAALPLNESRELREVCFGLYEGDLDTNMWEAAVRRAGYGSEAALMQAYEEGAIRIEQIIAAIKESESQGTTALKDIKSRGGKPRAISKWPRV; from the coding sequence ATGTTTAACGCGGTTCGCCGCGTTCAGGGATGGTCAGATACACCATTGACCGCTGAAGGCGTCGACGTTGCTTTAAAACTTGGGCGCGGGCTGGAAAAAGAAAAGATTAAGTTTATTAGCGTCTGGTCCGGTGATTCTTGCCGCGCTGGTGAAACGGTGCGTCTGATTATGCAAAGCTGGAACGCAGCGTTGCCGCTCAATGAAAGCCGGGAACTGCGCGAAGTCTGCTTCGGTCTGTATGAGGGGGATTTGGATACTAATATGTGGGAGGCTGCGGTGAGACGAGCAGGTTATGGCTCTGAAGCTGCTTTAATGCAGGCTTACGAAGAGGGAGCCATCCGTATTGAACAAATCATCGCTGCCATTAAGGAGTCAGAATCACAGGGAACTACGGCGTTAAAAGACATTAAATCGAGGGGGGGGAAGCCGAGAGCTATCAGCAAGTGGCCGCGCGTATGA
- a CDS encoding GNAT family N-acetyltransferase has protein sequence MTSTASMEVQIRPIQPADNPFIARVIRDVSSEFGLSADKGFTVADPNLDRLFELYSEPDSAYWVIELDGVIVGGGGVAPLLGSDADICELQKMYFMPIVRGMGIAKKLALQAMDFARSHGYQRCYLETTASLTRAIRLYEHLGFEHIDGPMGCTGHTDCEVTMLCRL, from the coding sequence ATGACCTCCACAGCGTCAATGGAAGTACAGATCCGCCCCATCCAACCTGCCGATAATCCCTTTATAGCCCGCGTTATTCGCGATGTTTCAAGCGAGTTTGGTCTTAGCGCAGATAAAGGCTTTACCGTGGCCGATCCCAATCTTGATCGACTGTTTGAACTCTACAGTGAACCGGATAGCGCTTATTGGGTCATTGAACTGGATGGAGTAATAGTCGGCGGCGGTGGAGTCGCCCCGCTTTTGGGCAGCGACGCTGACATTTGTGAGCTACAGAAGATGTACTTTATGCCGATCGTACGAGGAATGGGCATAGCCAAAAAACTGGCGCTGCAGGCGATGGATTTTGCCCGTTCGCACGGCTACCAACGCTGTTATCTTGAGACTACCGCATCTCTGACTCGTGCCATTCGACTGTATGAACATCTTGGTTTTGAGCATATTGACGGTCCGATGGGTTGCACCGGACATACAGATTGCGAAGTGACCATGCTATGCAGGCTATAA
- a CDS encoding valine--tRNA ligase, whose protein sequence is MEKTYNPQDIEQPLYELWEKQGWFKPNGDTNQESFCIMIPPPNVTGSLHMGHAFQQTIMDTMIRYQRMQGKNTLWQAGTDHAGIATQMVVERKIAAEEGKTRQDYGRDAFIEKIWQWKAESGGNITRQMRRLGNSVDWERERFTMDDGLSNAVKEVFVRLYKENLIYRGKRLVNWDPKLRTAISDLEVENRESKGSMWHIRYPLADGVKTADGNDYLVVATTRPETVLGDTGVAVNPDDPRYKDLIGKLVVLPFVNRRIPIVGDEHADMEKGTGCVKITPAHDFNDYEVGRRHKLPMINILTFDGDIREAAQVYDCNGEESDVYDATIPAEFQKLERFAARKAIVAAVDALGLLAEVKPHDLTVPYGDRGGVVIEPMMTDQWYVRTAPLAKVAVEAVEQGEIQFVPKQYENMYFSWMRDIQDWCISRQLWWGHRIPAWYDVQGNVYVGRSEEEVRAENNLSADVALSQDEDVLDTWFSSGLWTFSTLGWPENTEALRTFHPTSVLVSGFDIIFFWIARMIMLTMHFIKDENSKPQVPFKTVYMTGLIRDEEGQKMSKSKGNVIDPLDMVDGISLQDLLEKRTGNMMQPQLAEKIRKRTEKQFPNGIEPHGTDALRFTLAALASTGRDINWDMKRLEGYRNFCNKLWNASRFVLMNTEGHDCGQNGGDMVLSLADRWIRAEFNRTVKACRDALDSYRFDIAANILYEFTWNQFCDWYLELTKPVMNGGSKSELRGTRNTLVEVLEALLRLAHPIIPFITETIWQRVKVLKGITGETIMLQPMPAFDTAQVDEAALSDTEWLKQAIVAVRSIRAEMNLSPAKPLDVLLRGATADVVRRINENHNFLKTLARLDNLRCLASDDKGPVSVTKIIDGAELLIPMADLVDKTTELERLAKEVAKLEVEIGKIESKLSNEGFVSRAPEAVVAKERERMTEFEQAKVKLIEQQTVIAAL, encoded by the coding sequence ATGGAAAAGACATATAACCCGCAAGATATCGAGCAGCCGCTTTACGAGCTCTGGGAAAAGCAGGGCTGGTTCAAACCAAATGGCGACACCAACCAGGAAAGCTTCTGCATTATGATCCCGCCGCCGAACGTGACTGGCAGCTTGCATATGGGGCACGCCTTCCAGCAAACCATCATGGATACCATGATCCGCTACCAGCGTATGCAGGGAAAAAACACCCTGTGGCAGGCGGGGACTGACCACGCCGGTATCGCCACCCAAATGGTGGTTGAACGTAAAATCGCGGCGGAAGAAGGAAAAACGCGTCAGGATTATGGTCGAGATGCCTTTATCGAAAAGATCTGGCAGTGGAAGGCGGAGTCAGGAGGCAACATTACCCGGCAGATGCGTCGTCTGGGTAACTCCGTGGACTGGGAGCGCGAACGCTTCACTATGGATGACGGCCTCTCTAACGCGGTAAAAGAAGTGTTCGTCCGTCTGTATAAAGAGAACCTGATTTATCGTGGCAAGCGCCTGGTAAACTGGGATCCTAAATTGCGCACGGCGATTTCCGATCTGGAAGTAGAAAATCGCGAGTCGAAAGGCTCCATGTGGCATATCCGCTATCCGCTGGCCGATGGCGTAAAAACCGCCGACGGCAACGACTATCTGGTGGTAGCCACCACCCGTCCTGAAACCGTGCTGGGTGACACGGGCGTCGCGGTTAATCCAGACGATCCACGCTACAAAGATTTAATCGGCAAGCTTGTGGTGCTGCCGTTTGTCAATCGCCGCATTCCCATCGTTGGCGACGAACATGCGGACATGGAAAAAGGCACAGGCTGTGTGAAAATTACCCCGGCACATGATTTCAACGACTATGAGGTCGGTCGCCGCCATAAGCTGCCTATGATTAACATCCTGACCTTTGACGGCGATATCCGCGAGGCCGCTCAGGTGTACGACTGTAACGGCGAAGAATCTGACGTTTACGATGCGACAATTCCCGCGGAATTCCAGAAACTGGAACGTTTCGCTGCACGTAAAGCTATCGTTGCGGCAGTTGACGCTCTGGGCCTGCTGGCCGAGGTGAAGCCGCACGATCTGACGGTGCCTTACGGCGACAGAGGCGGCGTGGTCATTGAACCGATGATGACCGATCAATGGTACGTACGCACTGCGCCCCTGGCAAAGGTGGCGGTGGAAGCCGTTGAACAGGGCGAGATTCAGTTTGTCCCTAAGCAGTACGAAAATATGTACTTTTCCTGGATGCGTGACATTCAGGACTGGTGTATTTCCCGCCAGTTATGGTGGGGACATCGCATTCCGGCCTGGTACGATGTGCAAGGAAATGTTTATGTCGGCCGTAGCGAAGAAGAGGTGCGTGCGGAAAACAATCTGTCCGCCGACGTTGCGCTGAGCCAGGACGAAGACGTGCTGGATACCTGGTTTTCCTCCGGCCTGTGGACTTTCTCCACGCTGGGCTGGCCTGAGAACACTGAAGCGTTGCGAACCTTCCACCCGACCAGCGTACTGGTCAGCGGTTTCGACATTATTTTCTTCTGGATTGCCCGCATGATCATGCTGACCATGCACTTTATCAAAGACGAAAATAGCAAGCCTCAGGTGCCGTTCAAGACCGTCTACATGACGGGTCTGATCCGCGATGAAGAAGGCCAGAAAATGTCGAAATCGAAAGGGAATGTCATCGATCCGCTGGATATGGTTGACGGTATCTCGCTACAGGATTTGCTGGAAAAGCGTACTGGCAACATGATGCAGCCACAGCTGGCGGAAAAAATTCGCAAACGTACCGAAAAGCAGTTCCCGAATGGCATTGAGCCACACGGAACTGATGCCCTGAGGTTTACGCTGGCGGCGCTGGCGTCCACCGGCCGCGACATTAACTGGGATATGAAGCGTCTGGAGGGCTACCGCAACTTCTGTAATAAATTGTGGAACGCCAGCCGCTTTGTGCTGATGAATACCGAAGGTCATGATTGCGGTCAGAACGGCGGGGACATGGTGCTTTCACTGGCCGACCGCTGGATCCGCGCCGAATTTAACCGGACGGTAAAAGCCTGTCGCGATGCGCTGGACAGCTACCGTTTCGATATCGCAGCGAATATTTTGTATGAGTTCACCTGGAACCAGTTCTGCGACTGGTATCTGGAGCTAACCAAACCGGTAATGAATGGCGGATCGAAGTCGGAACTGCGCGGCACGCGCAACACGCTGGTCGAGGTGCTGGAAGCGCTGTTGCGACTGGCACATCCGATTATTCCGTTTATCACCGAAACCATCTGGCAGCGCGTCAAGGTGCTTAAAGGCATCACTGGCGAGACCATCATGCTGCAGCCTATGCCCGCCTTTGATACTGCACAGGTCGACGAAGCCGCATTGAGTGACACAGAATGGCTGAAGCAGGCGATCGTTGCCGTGCGTAGCATCCGCGCGGAAATGAATTTATCACCCGCGAAACCGCTGGATGTTCTGCTTCGCGGAGCTACTGCCGATGTCGTTCGCCGCATCAACGAAAATCACAATTTCCTGAAAACGCTGGCACGTCTTGATAATTTACGTTGCCTCGCGAGCGATGATAAAGGTCCGGTATCGGTTACCAAGATTATTGACGGTGCAGAGTTGCTGATTCCGATGGCGGACCTGGTCGATAAAACTACCGAGCTGGAACGTCTGGCGAAGGAAGTGGCGAAACTGGAAGTAGAAATCGGCAAAATTGAGAGCAAACTGTCAAACGAAGGGTTTGTCTCCCGTGCGCCGGAAGCTGTCGTAGCCAAAGAGCGCGAACGCATGACCGAGTTTGAACAGGCGAAAGTGAAACTGATCGAGCAGCAGACGGTTATTGCTGCACTGTAA
- a CDS encoding DNA polymerase III subunit chi — protein sequence MKNATFYLLETDTAVDGVSALEALVCDLAEARWRCGARVLIACEDEAQAIRLDEALWQRPASAFVPHNLAGEGPKYGAPVELAWPQRRGNAPRDLLISLLPHFADFATAFHEVIDFVPYEESLKQLARDRYKAYRSVGFHLNTATPTPPTT from the coding sequence ATGAAAAATGCCACCTTCTATCTTCTGGAAACCGATACAGCGGTGGACGGGGTCAGCGCCCTGGAGGCGCTGGTTTGCGATTTGGCTGAGGCGCGCTGGCGCTGCGGTGCGAGAGTGCTGATCGCGTGTGAAGATGAAGCTCAGGCCATCCGTCTTGATGAAGCATTGTGGCAACGCCCCGCCAGCGCCTTTGTGCCGCATAACCTCGCTGGCGAAGGGCCAAAATACGGTGCGCCCGTGGAGCTGGCATGGCCCCAGCGCCGGGGCAACGCACCGCGGGATTTGCTGATCAGCCTGCTGCCTCATTTTGCAGATTTTGCCACCGCTTTCCATGAAGTGATAGACTTCGTGCCCTATGAAGAATCTTTGAAACAGCTGGCGCGCGACCGCTACAAAGCGTATCGCAGCGTTGGATTCCACTTGAATACGGCAACGCCGACGCCCCCAACGACATAG